DNA sequence from the Falco peregrinus isolate bFalPer1 chromosome 1, bFalPer1.pri, whole genome shotgun sequence genome:
TGGGCCGTGCTGGATATGCCACTCTCACCCTTGTAACTTTTGGGGGCCCGGCTGGCTTTCAGCAGGACCAGGAAGGTGTCTGTGGAGATGGCTCCAAACTCAAAGGTGAAGGTGCCGTAGAAGACCAGGACATCGATGATGAACATCCACTCGCACAGTGCGGCCACATGCTGCAGCACGAAGCTCTCCTGGATGAAGAACACACCACCTGAGGGCATCCCCGTCAAGGAAAGCACAGCTGAACTCCAACCACCCCATGGAGGACCACATCCCACTGCCACTGCACACTGGGGCAGCCATGAGCagctccacacacacacaccccctggAAAACACACCACCCTCCcctaaaaccaagaaaacccaTACGCTTCCCCCAGCACGGGTGAGGCTGTGGCACACGTGCCCAAACTAGCCTCAGTAAATCACAGGACTGATGCCAGGTAGGGATTTTCTGaagaggctggggcagggggaactCAGGCTGCAGCCTCAGGGCGAGCTGGGTACCCAGATGCCTCACGCTCCCCGCACCCTTTGCCTCTTCCTCAGCCCAGGCTGACGCTCCCCATCCTCCCATGGGATGGTCAAAGTCAATAAAACTCAGCAGCCCTCAACCCCagacctgcagcagcccccgtccctctgtgctgctggctggctcaCCCCACAGAGGggccctgctgcccctcctCCAGGTCTTACTGCTGCCAGAGCTTCTTTATGCTTCCCTCATCCCCACTGGGGATCTCTAGGGAAACCTACTGCCAGAGCCACCGTGGGTGAGGGGAAAAGGCAGGTACATCCCCCAGCCCTCCAGATGAAGCCCCTGGCAGTACCCTGCCTTCTGCCAGCAAGACCAAGATCTGCGAGAGCTGGAGAGGCAGGAACCTGACCCACACGGGGCAGagccctctcctctctcccctaATCCCACCCCAAGATGTTCCAGCCCTTTCCCCACACTGCCCTCACCACAGCTCGCAGCTTTCCCACTTCTGGTCCCCAGTGGAGCAGCGTGGTCACAGCAGGCGGGCACCAGTCCTGTCTGCCTCGTCCTCACatgccctgcctgtccctcccagctggcacagccccatggcactcctgcccttcccagctcgctgcctgcttcccagcctgcctgcccgctGCAGTGACGGAGCAGAACCCTCTGGCATCCTCCAGGCCCATCAGCACCCCCCAGACTCCTCCTGTGCTGCTCACCCCGGCCAGCCGCCAGCCAGCCGCTTTGGGACCCGTGGATGCTGCatgctttttccccttcctgcccaaccaccaccaccttgtTTCCCAATTTATCCCCAACCTCAGTCCTAAATAAGCCCCTGGCTTCCCAGCCACACACTCAGGACCATTCTTCCAGCCCTGCTTCACCTGCTGCCGTGCCCTCCTCCCCTGGCAGGGTGTTTGCAGACCCCAGCGCCTGCTCACCAAGCTGTCCCTTGCCCCCCCGGGCAGGTTGGCTGGCCCCGGCTGGCAGGGGTGCTGCCACACACTTGCCTGGCACCCGCACGCAGTGCTTTTGCACTCTGCTTCAGCTGTAAAGGTAACCGGGATGGACTTCACATTGCTGGGGGCTCAACACAcctttgtttcattaaaaaaaacaactaaccaGCCCTTCCACTCTGCAAgcctgcagcagtggctgggctgggccgcagcagccagggcagggctggttTGGGGCACTGCAGAGAGATACCCACCAgcatcccttcccctcctcGGCCCCTGCACAACGCTGATactgcttctcctccagcccaCACCTGCAGCgagctgcctgccccccaccctctgcccagcccctctcctcGTACCATGCCTCACTGCCAGACCAAAGGGCAGAGGACGTGGGGCACATACCCCCCCTGCAAGGACCACCTTTTGCCAGCCCATCCCAGATCTCCACCCCACACCTTTCAGAAGGATACTGAAGATGAGGGTGAGGAAGGCCACAGCGGTGAGGATGCTACGTAAGTGGCCAGTCCAGTACTGCCCATGGGTTTTGGCCATGCGGTAGGTAAGGATGGACTGCAGAAGCAGGAACAGCATGCTGGTGGGAAAGGCCACCCCTGCCCCAATGTAGTGCAGCACCTTGGCGTGATCCACCTGCAGAGAAGAGACCATAGGTGCCAGCACCCCAGGATGgtccctggcacagctctgagccAGTGGGTGGGCTCATGTCCAGGCAGGAatgcaggcagcaccagcagtgggtgcaggcagctcaccctgtgcccagctcccagctgaagAGTGGATTTGGACCCACTGGTCTGCTGCTGGGATCACAAAGCACTCTATGCCCAGGGGCAtgggctgcctgcaccccatCCTGGGGGGTCACAGCCCTgccttcagcagagctgcagctggggtgcagggggaccAGGGCCAGCGAAGCTGCTCCCGGAGGCGGGGggtggtgccagcagcagcctcctgccaaGCAGAAGGACcggctgctgtgggcagagcactggcagctgccaggaggCCGGTGCCTG
Encoded proteins:
- the TMEM150A gene encoding transmembrane protein 150A isoform X2, with the translated sequence MALSNNHICPVHNWNYNQSCGVDGPGSCCTLDHIPLVSKCGTLPPESCFFSLICSLGSFMVILVGLLRYAHLLERLGPSLLNTLGLATGWVCAAGLTMVGNFQVDHAKVLHYIGAGVAFPTSMLFLLLQSILTYRMAKTHGQYWTGHLRSILTAVAFLTLIFSGVFFIQESFVLQHVAALCEWMFIIDVLVFYGTFTFEFGAISTDTFLVLLKASRAPKSYKGESGISSTAHIHSHTEGLAMA